TGGAAGAGGGTATTTACGCACCGGCCATCCGCCCGCCTGCCGTTCCCAAAGGAACAGCCAGACTGCGGCTTTCTCTTATGGCTACCCACACCCTGGCCGATCTGGAAGAGGCGATGGACAAGATACAGCGGATCGGGCAGGAGCTTGGGCTTGTTTAATCAGTGGTCAGTGGCCAGTGATCAGTGATGAGTGGTCAGTGGTCAGTAAAAACAACCGTTCATAAGCGATAGTCATCACACCATTTACCAGGAGACAAGGTGAATCAGGGGAAACTTCTTCGCTCCACACCGCTGATTTTTCTCCACGGGTGGGGGACAACAGCCAGAATCTGGCAGCGGCAGGCAGGCCACTTTTCTTCGACAGGGCCTGTTCTCGTGCCGGACTACCTGATTAAAAATTGCGGTCCATCGCTTCTTTCCACTCCACTTACTTTGGAAAGCCTGAATTTTGAGTTATTCACCCTCTGCCGCCAGCGGGCATTTCCTTCGGTGCATCTCGTTGGCTGGTCTTTGGGCAGTCTGATCGCCCTGGATTTTGCTTCCCGCTTTCCCCGCCTGGTCAGTTCCCTGACTCTGGTGGCAGCAACTCCCAAATTTGTAGCCGATGACAGCTTCCCGGATGGGACCCCCAGGGGAGAATTGCGGCTGCTGCGCAGCAGGCTGCTTCGCGACCGGCTCCTTGCTTTCAGTGCATTTCATCAGCTCCTGTTCACCGAGCAGGAAAAAAATCAGCCCCTTATGCTGAAAATCAGAAACCTTCTGAAAACCGATACCGAGATCAGCGGCCAGACGCTTCTCGAAGGCATGAATATTCTTGAGAATGCGGACCTTCGGCCGGCTCTGCCTTCCATTCAGACTCCGGTGACGATTATTCATGGTGAAAATGACCGGCTCTGTCCTGTCGGAGCAGCCCGCTATCTGCACCAGCATATTCCTCACTCTCGGTTAAAAATATTGCCGGATTGCGGTCATCTACCCTTTCTGACCAGAGAAGAGGAGTTCAACCAGGCATTGGAAGAGTTTCTTGAGTCTGTCTCAAAAGAGCCCGCCTCGTGAGCTTGTGAGACTTTAAGGCTCTTTCGGAGGGAGTCTTCGGAGTCCTCCCATTGATATTCTGCCCCAGGAGATGTTAAAATTGATTTTATGCCTATCCATCCTCTCTGGATCAACAAGAAAAATGTGCAGAGAAACTTTTCGGCAGCAGCAGCCAATTATGATCGGGTGTCTGGCTTGCAGCGGGAAGTCAGCCGCCTGCTGCTCTCCTGCCTGCCTGTCTCCTTCTGCGGGGCAGCGCGGGTTCTGGATAT
This portion of the bacterium genome encodes:
- a CDS encoding alpha/beta hydrolase; amino-acid sequence: MNQGKLLRSTPLIFLHGWGTTARIWQRQAGHFSSTGPVLVPDYLIKNCGPSLLSTPLTLESLNFELFTLCRQRAFPSVHLVGWSLGSLIALDFASRFPRLVSSLTLVAATPKFVADDSFPDGTPRGELRLLRSRLLRDRLLAFSAFHQLLFTEQEKNQPLMLKIRNLLKTDTEISGQTLLEGMNILENADLRPALPSIQTPVTIIHGENDRLCPVGAARYLHQHIPHSRLKILPDCGHLPFLTREEEFNQALEEFLESVSKEPAS